CCAGAGACCCAGCCCAGACTGCCCGGATGTATGGGTATCTTCATGCCGGCATATGGACCATCATGCCGGCTATGGAGGAACTGGTGGAGATCCGGAAGCCCTATCTCCATGTGGGTGTGGACTATGAGAACACGGAGACCATATTACATGGTCAGATTGGCATCTCAGCCCGACTTGGGACCTTGCTGCGGGCAGCACTGAGCGCGGGGATTCCAGCGATCAGGTGGTTCCTCCAACACCGCAAGAATATGTCTGCGCCTACCCAGGCGGCAGCGTGATGGATGCAGGATATTTCCGCAATGCGGAGAAAGGACAACAAGATGGATAACGAGAAGAAAATGCCCCTGAACGATCTGATCCGCTCCACAATGGACAAAGTCCACGAGATGGCGGACACCAACACAATTGTGGGTCAGCCAATCTCTACGGCGGATGGCGTGACGCTCATCCCGATCTCCAAGGTCAGCGTCGGCTTTGGAGGTGGCGGCGGAGACTACGGAAAACCGGAGCAGAACAATTTCGGCGGCGGTGCGGGAGCTGGTATGAAGATTGATCCGGTGGCTTTTCTGGTAATCAAGGATGGGATCACCCGCGTGCTGCCGGTGGCGGTGCCGCCGGTTTCAACGGTGGATCGCATTGTGGAGATGGCGCCGGATATTATGGATAAAGTGGAAAAATATTTCGACAGGAAGGAATCAAAAGAAACCCTGTGAGCGGGGTATACTACCATCACTGCGAACAAAGGAAGTGATGGACTGTGGGAAAGCGGATTGCCGGCATCTTATTAGCGGTGCTGATACTGGTTTTTGCGATGCCTGCCCGCGTGGGAGCGGTCAGTACCTCTGCAACTGCTGCCATTTTGGTGGACGCCGACAGCGGGCGTGTGCTGTACGAACAAAATGCGGACGCCCGGATGCTGATCGCCAGCACTACAAAAATCATGACGGCGCTGGTGGCAATCCGGGAGGGGAACCTCTCTGACACGGTGAAGGTCAGCAAGAAGGCAGCGTATACAGAGGGCTCGTCCATGTATCTCAAGGTTGGAGAAGAACTGACGCTTGAGACGCTGCTCTATGGGCTGATGCTCTGCTCCGGCAACGATGCCGCTGTAGCGATCGCGGAGCATGTGGGGGGGAGTGAAGCTGGCTTTGCAAAGTTGATGAATGAGACAGCAGCGGAGCTAGGGATGGAACATACCTCCTTTGCCAATCCCAACGGACTGGATCACGAGGATCACTACTCCACCGCTCGGGACATGGCAGTATTGGCTTGTGCGGCTATGAACAATGAAATACTCGCCCGAATCGTTTCCACCCGCACAGTGACCATCGGTGGACGGACTATGACCAACCACAACAAGCTCTTGAGCTATATGGACGGCTGCATCGGTCTCAAAACAGGCTATACCCAAGCCGCAGGCCGGACGCTGGTAAGCTGCGCGGAACAGGAGGGCCAACGGCTGGTGGCGGTGACACTGCAGGATGGCAATGATTGGGCGGATCATCAGGCTCTCTATGAGTATGGTTTTTCCACCTATCCATCTCAACGGTTGGCAACGCTGGGGCAGCAGCTGCAGGAGGCGGCGGTACAGGGCGGTGCGGTGAGTACGGTTCCTCTGA
Above is a genomic segment from Pusillibacter faecalis containing:
- a CDS encoding GerW family sporulation protein; translated protein: MRRKDNKMDNEKKMPLNDLIRSTMDKVHEMADTNTIVGQPISTADGVTLIPISKVSVGFGGGGGDYGKPEQNNFGGGAGAGMKIDPVAFLVIKDGITRVLPVAVPPVSTVDRIVEMAPDIMDKVEKYFDRKESKETL
- a CDS encoding D-alanyl-D-alanine carboxypeptidase family protein — its product is MGKRIAGILLAVLILVFAMPARVGAVSTSATAAILVDADSGRVLYEQNADARMLIASTTKIMTALVAIREGNLSDTVKVSKKAAYTEGSSMYLKVGEELTLETLLYGLMLCSGNDAAVAIAEHVGGSEAGFAKLMNETAAELGMEHTSFANPNGLDHEDHYSTARDMAVLACAAMNNEILARIVSTRTVTIGGRTMTNHNKLLSYMDGCIGLKTGYTQAAGRTLVSCAEQEGQRLVAVTLQDGNDWADHQALYEYGFSTYPSQRLATLGQQLQEAAVQGGAVSTVPLIAADTVSWPTAKGERVETRIELEQPLTAPLTAGNRVGQAVFTWKGQEIGRVDLLCGGNVAPAVESAWNTLKLPG